A single region of the Gracilibacillus caseinilyticus genome encodes:
- a CDS encoding glycosyltransferase family 4 protein — protein sequence MKIAIFTDTFLPDVNGVAKTLGRLTKYLDKSHHSYIVISPKLTRKEINAGQIYRQSSFPFPLYKDCRISVPNTIHLKEIIKKFQPDIIHVATPFSIGLAGLHLAKKYDIPVVGSYHTDFDHYLKYYHLTLLSKALWRYMEWFHQPLLRIFVPSAVTRDQLQQKGFQRLQIWQRGVDMNVFHPSYERSVIRQKYQIKQKYILSYVGRLAPEKNVELLPKIAEQLPPKLRKDIHWLIVGDGPSKAELTNTWQHQVTYTGFLPQKEVAQIVATSDLFIFPSETETFGNVVLEALATGTPVVAANAGGVKNIIQEGFTGKLCNSNYINSYTDSIRSILEDAEWRQQLEQNAIRYAQKQKWEDRFEELLHSYHQIVEEIKTKQKHA from the coding sequence TTGAAAATTGCGATCTTTACAGATACTTTCCTGCCTGATGTAAATGGTGTGGCCAAAACATTAGGACGATTAACCAAGTATCTTGACAAGAGTCATCATTCGTATATTGTTATTTCACCTAAACTTACCAGAAAAGAAATAAACGCTGGTCAAATTTACCGTCAATCCAGCTTTCCTTTTCCGCTCTATAAGGATTGTCGTATTTCTGTCCCAAATACCATTCACCTGAAAGAAATTATCAAAAAATTTCAACCGGATATTATTCATGTAGCCACACCCTTCTCGATCGGATTGGCCGGATTACACCTCGCAAAAAAATATGACATACCAGTTGTTGGTTCCTATCACACTGATTTTGATCACTATTTAAAATATTATCATCTCACACTTTTATCAAAGGCATTATGGCGTTATATGGAATGGTTCCATCAGCCCTTACTGCGAATTTTTGTACCTTCAGCGGTTACAAGGGACCAATTGCAGCAAAAAGGATTTCAACGATTACAAATATGGCAGCGTGGCGTTGATATGAATGTCTTTCACCCTAGTTATGAACGCTCTGTTATCCGTCAAAAATATCAAATAAAACAAAAATATATCCTGAGCTATGTAGGGAGATTAGCGCCTGAGAAAAATGTAGAATTGTTACCTAAAATTGCAGAACAACTGCCACCTAAATTGAGAAAAGATATTCATTGGTTAATTGTTGGTGATGGCCCTTCAAAGGCTGAACTAACGAATACCTGGCAACACCAAGTAACCTATACAGGCTTTTTACCACAAAAAGAAGTAGCTCAAATTGTTGCTACAAGTGACTTATTTATTTTCCCTTCCGAAACAGAAACATTCGGAAATGTTGTGCTAGAAGCTTTAGCAACAGGTACTCCTGTTGTGGCAGCGAACGCTGGTGGCGTGAAAAATATTATTCAGGAAGGTTTTACAGGAAAATTATGTAATAGCAATTATATTAATTCTTATACTGATTCGATTCGATCGATTTTAGAAGACGCTGAATGGCGGCAACAATTAGAACAGAATGCCATCCGCTATGCGCAAAAGCAAAAATGGGAAGATCGCTTTGAGGAATTATTACACAGTTATCACCAAATTGTAGAAGAAATAAAAACAAAGCAAAAGCATGCTTAA
- a CDS encoding Ger(x)C family spore germination protein: MLKAKKTTMLFLCCMLMTGCVKTKVIDDVELIMTMGYDWNSNTQNYKGTAVAPLYGSSEQANMRDNIRYSGSAETFQDINAMIQTKAPFRVEVGNLLSVIFGEELAKQGIQDIVMGISEDPAIGRNLYLAIADGTAEEMLNQEYKLEHTLPRFLEQLIDTNTQSMIPKMNLHQFNYRLVGEGMDPFLPILKASTPSIDIVGIGFLKGDKLVHRINYDQFFIFHMLYKDTKGSAYEFDQETTENSIAIKSIRSNRKVTWKSKDHVEIREDIIGILVESDKMGMKTFKEKRKLEKNISEHLEKQGDKLAATFQKLEIDPLMIGASARSHFRNWNLEEWEKSYPDIKITTKVKFNLEIHNISR; this comes from the coding sequence ATGCTAAAAGCTAAAAAAACAACCATGCTGTTCCTTTGTTGCATGTTAATGACCGGCTGTGTGAAGACCAAAGTCATTGATGATGTAGAATTAATTATGACGATGGGCTATGATTGGAATTCAAATACACAAAATTATAAAGGTACTGCCGTTGCTCCTTTGTACGGAAGCAGTGAACAAGCAAATATGCGTGATAATATACGATATTCCGGCAGTGCCGAGACATTTCAGGATATTAATGCGATGATTCAGACAAAAGCACCTTTTCGAGTGGAGGTCGGAAACTTATTAAGCGTAATTTTTGGAGAAGAACTTGCAAAGCAAGGGATTCAGGATATCGTGATGGGAATAAGTGAGGATCCAGCAATCGGGAGAAACTTATATCTTGCCATTGCTGATGGTACTGCAGAGGAGATGTTAAATCAGGAATATAAATTGGAGCATACATTACCTAGATTTCTTGAACAGTTAATCGATACGAATACACAATCGATGATACCCAAGATGAATCTTCATCAATTTAATTATCGCCTAGTTGGCGAAGGTATGGATCCATTTCTGCCCATTTTAAAAGCAAGCACACCTTCGATTGATATTGTTGGTATTGGATTTTTAAAAGGGGATAAATTAGTACACCGAATTAATTATGATCAGTTTTTTATATTTCATATGTTATACAAGGATACCAAAGGCAGCGCATATGAATTTGATCAAGAGACTACAGAAAATTCAATTGCTATAAAATCCATCCGTTCCAACAGAAAGGTAACCTGGAAATCCAAAGATCATGTAGAGATTAGAGAGGATATTATCGGCATTCTAGTAGAATCTGATAAAATGGGTATGAAAACGTTTAAAGAAAAAAGAAAACTAGAAAAAAATATATCTGAACACTTAGAAAAACAAGGAGATAAATTAGCGGCAACATTTCAAAAGTTAGAAATTGATCCACTGATGATCGGAGCATCTGCAAGATCACATTTTAGAAATTGGAATCTTGAAGAATGGGAAAAAAGTTACCCTGACATAAAAATCACAACAAAAGTAAAATTCAACCTAGAAATTCATAATATTTCGAGATAA
- a CDS encoding thioredoxin family protein, whose product MMEMTTENFAEILQEKQSFVMFVHTPFCATCQLAEKMITIMEQTDSSVEYYRMNASFFPAFMESNRIHSVPALLFIQDGQVIDQLYAFESVTKLHGVIDGWKQKQSIS is encoded by the coding sequence ATGATGGAAATGACAACCGAAAACTTTGCTGAGATTTTGCAAGAAAAGCAATCCTTCGTTATGTTTGTGCATACACCTTTTTGTGCAACATGTCAGTTAGCTGAAAAAATGATCACGATAATGGAACAAACAGATTCATCTGTTGAATATTATCGTATGAACGCTTCTTTCTTTCCGGCATTCATGGAGTCAAACAGAATTCATAGTGTACCTGCTTTGTTATTCATTCAGGATGGTCAAGTTATAGATCAGTTGTATGCCTTCGAATCTGTTACAAAATTACATGGTGTAATCGATGGTTGGAAGCAAAAACAGAGCATTTCTTAA
- a CDS encoding GerAB/ArcD/ProY family transporter — MKDFKPDITQMVSPFLLIFIIHATQLGEGILSFERQIAEVAGYDSWMSIPITAVLTSIVIVMIWKIIGDESVDLIDIHQTTFGKIIGNILSFTFCVYFLAISIIVIRSYIEIIQIWFFPDISITLFLIVLFLLFLYICLGGFRIVVGFAFFSIFVTAFLAIFKYQAFIDGHFTNLLPVFIHPLTDILKAVEPMSFSFLGIELILIYAPFIHRFQSGLKWALSGNLLTSFVYLFSAIAIFMYYNELQIQYVSWPTLHLWKVISIAFIERFEFIGISLHFIAIIATCAIYFWAGVQCFHRLTNLSFSGIGIAATILGISSVFYIKNFLIIEKATTLISKVGVYLMFVYIPLLFIIHKIVAGVRKKYAKS, encoded by the coding sequence ATGAAAGACTTTAAACCTGATATTACTCAAATGGTATCACCTTTTTTACTCATATTTATCATTCATGCTACCCAATTAGGAGAAGGGATATTAAGTTTTGAAAGGCAGATTGCAGAGGTAGCAGGCTATGATAGTTGGATGAGTATTCCTATCACTGCTGTGTTAACTTCTATTGTAATTGTGATGATATGGAAAATAATTGGTGATGAGTCTGTTGATTTGATCGATATACATCAAACAACATTCGGAAAAATAATAGGAAATATTCTTTCGTTTACTTTTTGTGTTTACTTTCTTGCTATTTCCATTATCGTTATCCGCTCATATATTGAGATTATTCAAATTTGGTTCTTTCCAGATATTTCGATCACTTTGTTCTTAATAGTGCTGTTTTTATTATTCCTTTACATTTGTTTAGGTGGGTTTCGTATTGTAGTAGGATTTGCTTTTTTTAGTATATTTGTAACAGCTTTTTTAGCGATATTTAAATATCAAGCTTTCATTGATGGACATTTCACAAACCTATTACCTGTATTTATTCATCCATTAACAGATATATTAAAAGCTGTTGAGCCAATGTCGTTTAGTTTTTTGGGAATTGAGCTTATTTTAATCTATGCTCCATTTATCCATCGTTTTCAATCCGGATTAAAATGGGCATTATCGGGTAACCTGCTAACTTCGTTTGTTTACCTTTTCTCTGCGATAGCAATATTTATGTATTATAATGAATTACAGATCCAATATGTGTCCTGGCCAACTCTTCATTTGTGGAAAGTGATCAGCATTGCGTTTATCGAGCGATTTGAGTTCATTGGAATCAGCTTACACTTTATCGCGATTATTGCTACTTGTGCTATTTATTTTTGGGCAGGGGTTCAATGTTTTCACCGGCTAACCAATTTGTCATTTAGTGGCATCGGCATTGCAGCTACAATTTTGGGTATTTCAAGCGTCTTTTATATTAAAAATTTTCTCATTATTGAAAAAGCAACCACACTCATTTCAAAAGTAGGCGTATATTTAATGTTTGTTTATATTCCCTTGTTATTTATCATCCATAAGATAGTGGCAGGAGTGAGAAAAAAATATGCTAAAAGCTAA
- a CDS encoding metal ABC transporter ATP-binding protein: MNKTIVEMSDVSFYYGDRQALSHIDFSIQQGDFIGLIGPNGGGKTTLIKLLLGLVKPTNGKIELFDQPIRKFKEKNKIGYVSQKANSFNRGFPATVEEVVTAGLTSKLGYFKRPTAYDHEKVFQAVDKVGMSSYFKENIGNLSGGQQQRVFIARALVSDPQLLILDEPTVGVDAENADKFFDLLHELNQQQISLLLVTHDIGTMTHHASKIACLNKSLHFHGNPNEFNNMSKDQLSDFYGHPLHVVTHEH, translated from the coding sequence ATGAACAAGACGATTGTAGAGATGAGCGATGTCAGTTTCTACTATGGAGATCGGCAAGCACTGTCTCACATCGATTTTTCCATTCAACAAGGTGACTTTATCGGACTGATAGGACCAAATGGCGGTGGGAAAACCACTTTAATTAAATTACTGTTAGGGCTAGTCAAACCTACAAATGGCAAGATCGAATTATTTGATCAGCCAATTCGTAAATTTAAAGAGAAAAATAAAATTGGCTATGTATCGCAAAAAGCAAACAGTTTCAACCGGGGCTTCCCCGCTACCGTTGAAGAAGTCGTAACAGCGGGGCTGACGTCAAAGCTCGGATACTTCAAACGACCAACTGCTTACGATCACGAAAAGGTATTTCAAGCTGTTGATAAAGTTGGTATGTCGAGCTATTTCAAAGAAAATATCGGCAACCTGTCTGGCGGGCAGCAACAGCGCGTCTTTATCGCACGTGCCCTTGTCAGCGATCCCCAGCTATTAATATTAGATGAGCCAACTGTCGGTGTAGACGCAGAAAATGCAGATAAATTCTTTGACTTGTTACATGAATTAAATCAGCAGCAAATTTCTTTATTACTGGTTACTCATGATATTGGAACGATGACACATCACGCCTCTAAGATAGCCTGTTTGAACAAATCACTGCATTTCCATGGAAATCCGAATGAGTTTAACAACATGTCAAAAGATCAATTATCTGATTTCTACGGACATCCGCTACATGTAGTCACACACGAGCATTAA
- the sufC gene encoding Fe-S cluster assembly ATPase SufC — MASSTLEIKDLHVEIEGQEILKGVNLTITGGEFHAVMGPNGTGKSTLASAIMGHPKYEVTQGQIILDGEDVLEMEVDERAKAGLFLAMQYPSEISGVTTSDFLRSSINAQREEGDEISLMKFIKEMDGAMDYLEMDKNMAQRYLNEGFSGGEKKRNEILQLMMIQPQIAILDEIDSGLDIDALKVVSKGINKLRSEDFGCLIITHYQRLLDYITPDKVHVMMQGRVVKSGGPELAQRLEAEGYDWIKQELGIEDETVGQNA, encoded by the coding sequence ATGGCAAGTTCTACTCTAGAAATTAAGGATCTTCATGTTGAAATTGAAGGTCAGGAAATATTAAAAGGTGTTAACCTTACAATCACTGGTGGGGAATTTCATGCAGTAATGGGTCCAAACGGTACAGGTAAGTCTACATTGGCTTCAGCTATCATGGGTCACCCGAAATATGAGGTAACACAAGGTCAAATTATTCTTGATGGAGAAGATGTTTTAGAAATGGAAGTAGATGAGCGTGCAAAAGCTGGTCTATTCCTAGCAATGCAATACCCAAGTGAAATCAGTGGTGTAACAACTTCTGACTTCTTACGTTCTTCTATCAATGCACAGCGTGAAGAAGGTGATGAAATTTCCTTAATGAAATTCATTAAAGAAATGGACGGAGCAATGGATTATCTTGAAATGGATAAAAACATGGCACAACGTTATTTAAATGAAGGTTTCTCAGGCGGTGAGAAGAAACGTAATGAAATTCTTCAATTAATGATGATTCAGCCTCAAATTGCCATCCTAGACGAAATTGATTCTGGTCTTGATATCGATGCGTTGAAAGTTGTATCTAAAGGAATCAACAAATTGCGTAGTGAAGACTTCGGTTGCTTAATCATCACTCACTATCAACGTCTATTAGACTACATTACGCCAGATAAAGTTCATGTAATGATGCAAGGACGCGTTGTGAAATCTGGTGGACCTGAATTAGCTCAACGTCTAGAAGCAGAAGGTTATGACTGGATTAAGCAAGAATTAGGTATCGAAGATGAAACTGTAGGACAAAACGCGTAA
- a CDS encoding toprim domain-containing protein — protein sequence MSHLTRQDIKVIIVEGRTDKEKVLKVVNEDVEIVCTNGTINVERLEDLIEMFDMDHRDVFILVDEDNAGKKLRKQLSKELPHAIHINIDKSYREVAATPESELAVALVSSHIRINPNFL from the coding sequence GTGAGCCATTTGACAAGACAAGATATAAAAGTAATCATTGTGGAGGGTAGAACAGATAAAGAGAAAGTATTGAAAGTGGTGAACGAAGACGTAGAAATCGTCTGCACCAATGGGACGATAAACGTAGAACGATTGGAAGATTTAATCGAAATGTTTGATATGGATCATCGAGATGTGTTTATTTTAGTGGACGAGGATAACGCAGGAAAAAAGCTAAGAAAGCAATTATCGAAAGAATTACCACATGCTATCCATATTAATATTGATAAATCCTATCGCGAAGTAGCAGCAACTCCTGAATCGGAGCTGGCTGTCGCGCTTGTATCCTCTCATATTAGAATTAATCCCAATTTTTTATAG
- the gcvH gene encoding glycine cleavage system protein GcvH, with protein MTLPKDYLYSKEHEWVKKEANNVRIGITDHAQDELGDIVFIELPEVGDEIKLDQPFGSAESVKTVSELYAPVSGKVVEVNNNLEDSPELVNESPYEKAWMIVVEPADSADLNQLLTDEDYHQLINEV; from the coding sequence ATGACATTACCAAAAGACTATTTATACTCAAAAGAGCACGAATGGGTGAAAAAAGAAGCCAATAACGTGCGTATCGGTATTACCGATCATGCTCAGGATGAATTAGGAGATATTGTCTTTATTGAGCTCCCGGAAGTTGGCGATGAGATTAAATTAGATCAGCCGTTTGGAAGTGCAGAATCAGTTAAGACGGTTTCTGAGCTGTATGCGCCTGTTTCAGGTAAAGTAGTTGAAGTAAATAACAATTTAGAGGATAGTCCGGAATTAGTCAATGAGTCTCCGTATGAGAAAGCTTGGATGATTGTCGTTGAACCAGCCGATTCAGCTGATTTGAATCAATTATTAACTGATGAAGATTATCACCAGTTGATTAACGAAGTGTAA
- a CDS encoding arsenate reductase family protein — MTLKFYWYPKCGTCQKAKKWLDNHEINYESIHIVDQPPTELELKGIIEASGLPYKKLFNTSGKKYRELGLKDKLKDATEEDMLAYLASDGMLIKRPLTYDGNQATVGFKQETFENTWK; from the coding sequence ATGACGTTGAAATTTTACTGGTATCCTAAATGTGGCACATGTCAAAAAGCAAAAAAATGGTTGGACAATCATGAAATCAATTATGAATCCATACATATTGTCGATCAGCCACCGACTGAGTTAGAATTAAAGGGAATTATCGAAGCAAGCGGGTTGCCGTATAAGAAATTATTTAATACCAGTGGAAAAAAGTATCGTGAACTAGGCTTAAAAGATAAATTAAAAGATGCAACAGAAGAGGACATGCTTGCTTATTTAGCTTCTGACGGTATGTTAATTAAACGGCCGCTAACATATGATGGTAACCAGGCAACGGTAGGTTTTAAACAAGAAACTTTTGAAAATACATGGAAGTAA
- a CDS encoding spore germination protein, with translation MQVMHKSDDFFEFHLGNMKNISIYYFESLTNTEKIEANLLDTLKDAEIQDIDVLKNIVPFTQSYVTSDIRQIEEKLLVGFIALCLNDNTQEILLIPSKFNTDRQISQPEIEFSVIGPKLAFIEDMQTNISLIRKRVSLPQLHVKKLNAGKITKTDVAIIYIDGIANQTNIDTIIQRITDIEYDQIIDSSFISQMISDNSQSPFPQFMDTERPDRVSSALVEGKIAIVCEGSPHVLIAPTTLVEFFAAYEDYFLSWHIATAFRLIRLFAVIFSVLVTPMYVAVLTYHYHIIPGDLLGTLISSRKDIPFPPIIEVLILELTIELLREAGARLPTKIGQTIGIVGGIVIGTAAVEAGLTSNVLLIVVALAALASFTTPIYRIGNTIRLIRFPFIFFAQLWGMIGVVIGIMFFVTHLLRLTSLGRPFLEPIYPFRWKDFKDTIIRLPFDVQGKRPILSGAKDKNRINTSRTLKKHDKRK, from the coding sequence ATGCAAGTCATGCACAAAAGTGATGATTTTTTTGAATTTCATTTAGGAAACATGAAAAATATATCGATTTACTATTTTGAGTCTTTAACGAATACAGAAAAAATTGAAGCAAATTTGTTGGATACGTTAAAAGATGCTGAGATTCAGGATATTGATGTTTTAAAAAATATAGTGCCGTTTACACAATCTTACGTGACCTCTGATATCCGACAAATTGAAGAGAAGCTTCTAGTAGGATTTATTGCACTTTGTTTAAATGATAATACACAAGAGATTTTACTTATTCCATCCAAATTTAATACAGACCGGCAGATATCTCAACCAGAAATCGAGTTTAGTGTAATTGGTCCAAAGCTAGCTTTTATTGAGGACATGCAAACGAATATTAGTTTAATAAGAAAAAGAGTTAGTCTGCCCCAGCTTCACGTAAAAAAGTTAAACGCTGGAAAGATTACGAAGACAGATGTAGCAATCATTTATATAGACGGAATTGCAAATCAGACGAATATCGATACAATTATTCAGCGCATTACCGACATTGAATATGACCAAATTATTGACAGCTCATTTATCAGTCAAATGATTTCTGATAATTCTCAATCACCTTTTCCACAATTTATGGATACGGAACGACCAGATCGTGTGAGCAGTGCGTTGGTTGAAGGAAAAATTGCTATTGTTTGTGAAGGATCTCCTCATGTGCTGATTGCTCCTACCACTTTAGTAGAATTTTTTGCTGCTTATGAGGATTATTTCTTATCATGGCATATTGCTACTGCATTTCGACTTATTCGCCTTTTTGCCGTTATTTTCTCAGTGCTTGTAACACCAATGTACGTGGCAGTCTTAACCTATCACTATCACATTATACCTGGTGATTTACTAGGGACACTAATTTCGTCTAGAAAAGACATTCCTTTTCCACCAATTATTGAAGTATTAATTTTAGAATTAACTATTGAGCTTTTAAGAGAGGCAGGGGCACGACTCCCTACAAAGATCGGTCAAACAATTGGTATTGTTGGTGGTATCGTTATTGGAACAGCAGCTGTTGAAGCAGGACTAACGAGTAATGTACTTCTCATTGTTGTTGCGTTGGCCGCACTTGCTTCCTTTACTACTCCTATTTATCGTATTGGTAATACCATTCGTTTAATTCGTTTCCCCTTTATCTTCTTTGCACAACTTTGGGGAATGATAGGTGTTGTTATTGGTATTATGTTTTTCGTTACCCATCTGCTAAGATTAACCTCTCTTGGAAGACCATTCCTTGAACCCATCTATCCATTCAGGTGGAAGGATTTTAAAGACACGATTATTCGTTTACCTTTTGATGTACAAGGAAAAAGACCTATATTAAGTGGAGCAAAAGATAAAAACCGTATTAATACATCACGCACATTGAAGAAGCATGATAAACGAAAGTAG
- a CDS encoding acyl-CoA dehydrogenase family protein, which yields MNLSNNFIQTDRQEQLYQKAAQLAEKLKESRQQADQLASLPVENLDALRKEKYLSLTLPEQYGGEALSLYEMLLVQEKLAEGDGATALSVGWHLGVVKELSEENLWKPSMFAQIAKEIAGKQILINRCATEPATGSPTRGGIPETKAVLDGNEYVIDGRKSFTTMAEVLDYYIVTAHVKEKDAVGSLLIPRETEGIYVEKTWDTLGMRGTGSHDLILNHVRVPKANLVELSDKPKKPGPKGWLLHIPACYLGIAIAARNDIIKFAKNFQPNSLNTPISEVEHVRNKVGEIDLKLLQARYFMYSVAEKWDQNPDKRSQLMKELGAVKLVATNSANEIVDLVMRIAGGRGLSKNMPFEQYYRDVRAGLHNPPMDDMVLSLLAKNAFS from the coding sequence ATGAACTTGTCCAATAACTTTATTCAAACTGATCGTCAGGAACAACTGTATCAAAAAGCTGCCCAATTGGCAGAAAAATTGAAGGAAAGTAGGCAACAAGCTGACCAGTTGGCAAGTTTACCTGTTGAGAATCTTGATGCATTGCGAAAAGAAAAATACTTATCTTTAACATTACCAGAGCAATATGGTGGAGAAGCTCTGTCTTTATATGAAATGTTATTAGTTCAAGAGAAATTAGCAGAAGGGGATGGCGCAACAGCGTTATCGGTTGGTTGGCACTTAGGAGTAGTCAAAGAACTCAGTGAAGAAAATCTATGGAAGCCATCTATGTTTGCACAAATTGCGAAAGAAATAGCGGGAAAGCAAATATTGATTAATCGGTGTGCAACAGAGCCAGCGACAGGAAGCCCCACACGTGGAGGCATACCTGAGACAAAGGCTGTGTTAGATGGTAATGAGTATGTGATTGATGGACGGAAAAGCTTTACAACCATGGCAGAAGTATTAGATTACTACATTGTAACAGCACATGTGAAAGAAAAGGATGCAGTCGGTTCATTATTAATCCCTAGGGAAACTGAGGGCATTTATGTAGAAAAAACGTGGGATACTTTAGGGATGAGAGGAACTGGCAGTCATGATTTAATACTAAATCATGTTCGTGTGCCAAAAGCAAATTTGGTGGAACTAAGCGATAAACCTAAAAAGCCAGGTCCAAAAGGTTGGCTTTTACATATTCCTGCTTGTTATTTAGGTATAGCTATTGCAGCGCGAAATGATATTATAAAATTTGCGAAAAACTTCCAGCCTAACAGTCTAAATACTCCAATTTCAGAAGTGGAGCATGTGAGAAATAAAGTAGGAGAGATAGACCTGAAACTGTTACAAGCTCGTTATTTTATGTATAGTGTTGCAGAGAAATGGGATCAAAATCCCGATAAGAGGTCACAGCTTATGAAAGAACTTGGGGCTGTGAAATTAGTAGCGACAAACAGTGCGAATGAAATTGTTGATCTGGTGATGAGAATTGCAGGCGGTCGAGGTTTATCAAAAAACATGCCATTTGAGCAATATTATCGTGATGTACGTGCTGGGCTTCATAACCCGCCAATGGATGATATGGTTCTCTCATTACTTGCGAAAAATGCATTTTCTTAA
- a CDS encoding Fur family transcriptional regulator — translation MNTSEALTILKEKGYKYTDKRKHMIDFFEKENRYRTAKDLLENMEPNYVGISFDTIYRNLHLFDQLEILESTELNGEKHFRLKCDHHHHHHFICKKCGVTKEIHQCPMDQLSEELKQYMIDDHKFEIYGFCPTCQ, via the coding sequence ATGAATACCAGTGAAGCATTAACGATTTTGAAAGAGAAAGGTTACAAATATACGGATAAACGAAAACATATGATTGATTTTTTCGAAAAAGAGAATCGCTACCGGACAGCAAAAGACTTATTGGAAAACATGGAGCCGAATTACGTAGGAATCAGTTTTGATACCATTTACCGAAATCTCCATCTGTTTGATCAATTAGAGATTTTAGAATCTACTGAACTCAATGGCGAAAAGCATTTCCGGCTTAAATGTGACCATCATCACCATCACCACTTTATTTGCAAAAAGTGTGGTGTAACCAAGGAAATACACCAATGTCCAATGGATCAGTTATCCGAAGAATTAAAACAATATATGATTGACGATCACAAATTCGAAATTTACGGGTTTTGCCCAACTTGTCAATGA
- a CDS encoding metal ABC transporter permease, which translates to MLANLLEYEFLRNTFLTGIIIGIIAPLLGAFIVVRRLSLIADALSHVTLAGIAFGLFLEKKTGAMLITPFYSGLGFSVLGSIIVERLRRVYTAFQELAIPIILSGGVGLSVIFISLANGFNTDLYNYLFGSVSAVSRQDLYMIIGIAIIVCTVIYFLYKELFLLSFDEEQAVVTGIHAKRIHFIFIVLTALVIAASIRIVGVLLVSSLMTLPVASSIRIAKGFKQTIIYAIIYGEAAVIFGLVAGYYLEIPPGGTIVMLLILFLIATMLIKNVIAKVKSRKHRIKNGVIE; encoded by the coding sequence ATGCTAGCGAATTTATTAGAATATGAGTTTTTAAGAAATACATTTTTGACCGGTATTATTATAGGTATAATCGCACCTTTACTTGGAGCTTTTATCGTGGTAAGAAGATTATCGTTGATAGCTGATGCCCTGTCCCATGTGACACTTGCCGGCATTGCTTTCGGACTATTTTTAGAAAAAAAGACAGGTGCTATGCTGATTACACCTTTCTATTCTGGTTTAGGCTTTTCTGTACTTGGATCTATTATTGTAGAACGACTGCGCCGTGTCTATACGGCTTTCCAGGAGTTAGCGATCCCTATCATACTGTCTGGCGGAGTCGGTTTAAGTGTCATCTTTATATCTTTGGCGAACGGATTCAACACTGATTTATACAATTATTTATTTGGGTCGGTTTCAGCCGTAAGCAGGCAAGATTTATATATGATTATCGGAATAGCGATAATTGTATGTACAGTGATTTACTTTTTATATAAAGAATTGTTTCTCTTGTCATTTGATGAAGAGCAAGCAGTTGTCACAGGTATTCACGCTAAACGAATTCATTTTATCTTTATTGTATTAACAGCCTTGGTTATTGCTGCATCCATTCGGATCGTCGGTGTGTTACTGGTCTCCTCTCTTATGACCTTACCAGTAGCATCTAGCATTCGTATTGCAAAAGGATTTAAACAAACGATCATTTATGCGATAATATACGGAGAAGCAGCGGTTATTTTTGGTTTGGTAGCCGGTTATTATTTAGAAATTCCACCAGGCGGAACCATTGTCATGCTGCTTATTCTGTTCTTAATTGCAACGATGCTGATTAAAAATGTGATAGCTAAAGTGAAAAGCCGCAAGCATCGGATCAAAAACGGGGTGATCGAATGA